The Epinephelus lanceolatus isolate andai-2023 chromosome 10, ASM4190304v1, whole genome shotgun sequence genomic sequence GTGTTCTTAATGTAGGTTTGCATTCTCACTGTGCTGACTTGAGTTGAGACTATGTTCCGAAGGCATCAAAATATGCACAAAAGTGAAGTATTCCGTAATAACATAGTGAAACTTGGCATCTGAGTTGGTACTGGAAGAATGTGCATATACTGTACTTCTTGACCCATCTCTGTCTTTGTTAATCGTGGCCTCTGATGCTGCATTTACTTGGACagcacaggaaaaacaaacagtccgACAAAATGTCATGACGGTAAAACGAAACATGCATGATGATATGTTTCAAAGGTGATGCTGTATTTACAAAGAATGGactaaaatgtattaaataattttgcGTTTATTAGTTTATGTGCTTTTGCTAGTAATGCCCAGTAATTGTCTAGACCGCAAGTGTTTTCTCCTTGTGTGAGAGAGCTCTGTAATATCACGCTGTAAATTTTGTCGCAGAGGATGTCAAAAAGTTTTAACGcagggcgtcggtggcttagtggatagagcaggcaccccatgtacaaaggcactGGCCCTGCTGCAGCGGCCGCAAGCTAGCCTCCAGCCCTCAGCCCCCCACCACGTGTCACTCCCTCCCACCCCCcctcactgtcctgtcaattaaaggcataaaagccccaaaaaataatcttaaaaaaaagtttgaacgGCAATAGCTTCTACCGTTACTGTTGCCAGTATTCTCTGCTAGCCTCACCTAATGTCATTAAAATGATATCCGGTTTGCTGTTGACTGTctcctgattccatgtgaacgcagcatGAGAGGGAATTTAGttacagaaaagaaacaaagaatcGGTTATCATTTATGTCATCGTAGCAAGCATAGAAGGTTGATGACCAAAGTGGTCCCATCTAAAGCCATGCTTTACTTTTTATAACCCAAAACCTGACCAGTTTGTATCTCTGGGTTTaaccatatatatatactttaccCTTTTTTTCCCAGGATAGTAATGGTGGGATAGGTCTCCTGGAGCCCATGATGAACAGCACTTTACCAATCAAGGTCCCCGTGACAGAACCTGTCGTGAAAATTGCGTCAGGTAAGAAAGTCCCCTTTACTtaagtctgtgtttttgtatgctgcATATGAACTTCTAACTGTGTTTCTCTttaattttttatgattttttaatAGGTAATGACCACATTGTCATGGTTACACTGGAGGGAAATCTTTACACATCAGGCAATGCACAGCAGGGGCAGCTGGGAAGAGTGTCTGAGCGGTTTTCTGACAGAGGCGGCAGGAAAGGCCTCAGTAAGTAACACAAGCCTTTTCAAGCCCAAAGCATCAACTTGTGATGTTACAATAGTATACAGGAttttacattaacattaatttgTGATTGCAAGAAACGGATGTTTTCATGTCTCATGTGTGATGTATATTGCTGTGGCCTTCTGCCTGACTGTGTCCTGTGATTTCAGGCCGGCTGCTGGTACCGCAGATTGTGGAAGTCAAAGGGAAAGTTCACTTCATTGATGCCTTCTGCGGAGCATATCTCACCTTTGCTCTGTCAAAAGATGGGCATGTTTATGGATTTGGTCTCGCCAATTATCACCAGCTGGGTAAGTGTCATCAGTGTTTAGTCCCTTGATAATGTCAGTTGATCAAATTTGTGCCATAACTTTGACTGCAGTATCTGACACTGCTTTACGGTCAGCTATGAGTCAGTTGCTCACATTCTGCTCTAAGGTTATTGCAGCAGACTTTGTGAGGTtactttatgtttatttataatgcacccttctttttttaattcaggcACTGGAAGCACCAAGATGAGTTTTACCCCGGTAAAACTGACGTGCTTCAAAAACTCTACCACCTCCTGGGTAGACTTCTCTGGAGGAGAACATCACACAGTCTGCCTTGATGCTGAAGGTAAGCTCCTTCTAACACATCCAGATTTACTATGGCCCCTTTTACACTTGTTCAGTGCGGGAATGTTGTGCTGTTGTTCCGCTTTGCCATTTTGTATAAAGGGTACGATTTCAGAATAGATGGACAGCCTTGTCTTGCCTTTATACTGGTGGTGGAGGTAATAACAGTGCCGAATCAATATGTGCAAAAGGGACAGCCGGCAGGACAGGAGGCATGTGACGTTTTGACAATATGTTATCTATTATCCCGCAGCTGGTAGATTAAAAAAGCAGCTGGtcgcagttagcagctaactcaaaaaagaaTGGCAGCTGAagatgtccacaaattgggaaaacaataagGTCCGAAAGCTCCTTACTCTCTCAGCAGAGGACAAGATTAGAATGCGCTGCTGACACTTGTGTTATATGACACACTAGAAGCCAAATCTGTTGTCACATGCCATGCTCAACACCGCTTTTATGCCCCCGGTGGCCTGAAGGGGCTTCATCGTGgccctgttgctgtgtttctgtaTAAAAGGGCTAATGTTTGGCTGTTAAAACTAAATACCTGCTTATCAAACTTTGGGATCCCATCAAGGCAGATTTTAAGTACAGAGGTAATTTACAGCTGATGTTGCAagttatgtatatattttttgtaattcAACAATATAATCAAACCCTGGCTGAAAATGGCtgaaaaaggtaaaaaataaacaagataGTGTGTGTTCAAAATgttaaaagcattttaaaactTACAAGATGCAAGTAAACATTCTGTCTTGATTAAGTAATTTAACTACCAAACATAAAAATGGATCCTTTTTCTCCTTATCTTTCAGGACAGGTATATAGCCTGGGCAGAGCGGAGTATGGTCGTCTCGGTCTGGGCCAAGACGCAGAAGAAAAGAGTGAGCCCACGCCTGTGATGGGGATGGAGCCGGCCAGTGGAGTGACATGTGGGGCGACTGTCAGCTACGCCGTCACCAGAGAGGGTGAGAGAAGAAGCAAATGCAGTAGCGGAATGAGTGATCAACTTCTGAGTCTTTTTAATTGGAGTGCTACATATTGTTTGCTTTTAAGGCAGTGAACTATAACAAGTGTTAGCCAGTGCCTCTAAaaacaacccacaggactcacaAGTATTTTCTGATTGTCCACCTCTTTGGTTAACGTTAGGAAAAAGTTTCTgtggaagttaaaaaaaacttccaCATTGGACATATTACAATCTCCTGTGTTAAGGTCACACTGTGTATACACAACCATTCACCTTGACCTACTTCCTGCCTTTGCCACACACAGAGTACAGTCATTAGTCAGTCAAAGGCAAGAGGCCTCTGTCAGCAAAACACAGCCATAGGTAAGTATACCAGAAATTAAATAGTCAATACTGGTGAAATGCCACTATTCTTGATACTCAGTGCGATACCACGGTAATTGTAAcgtaacaaaacaataaatcactTGTACTTCTCATACGTTCCTTTTTTTTAGAACCatgtttaattaaaattttGTATCAATCCTTGATGATTCGTCTCAAACACAAACTACTAGTTGATGTACATTCATTAAATTTGTGTGCGagcaatcagccaaaacattaatcCCACTGGCTGGTGAAGTGAATAATACTGATCATTTCATGACGATGCAGTCTTAAACTGGGAAGCCTTgtgtcctggcattcatgtgcaTACCACTTGATGTGCTCCACCCCCGCCCCTAACACCAAATCTCCATTATTGCGGCAACTTCTCTGCTGCTAGCTGatatgaattatttatttttttccaaagtgTGTCATCTTAATCTGTCCAATGTTTGCACTTAGCTAAGAGAGTAAAAACAGTGGATGCTTATTGAACTTACTGTTGGCTGTGCTTACTCCAGGATCTGTGTACGCCTGGGGCATGGGCACCAACTTGCAGCTTGGcacaggagaggaggatgatgagTGGAGCCCCGTGAAGATGACAGGCAAGCAGCTGGAGAACCGTGCAGTACTGATGGCCTCCAGTGGAGGGCAGCACACAGCCCTTTTGGTCAAAGACAAGCAGGAGAGCTGATGTCCATCCCAGATGGGGATCTTTTGATCTGTTTGGCGGTGGGGCCTTTTTCATGATGCCTAAATCTGGGTAGGGGGTCGATCTATGTGTGACTTCTCGTGCTGAGCCGATGAAGTGCGAGAGGTTCATGCCCTTTTATGAGAACTCTTCATGGATGTTCAGTAGATCATGACAAATGAGAGactatttttttaaagtctagtTTTTGATGTTCCATttgaattattttcattaagtCATTAGTATGACTGTAAGATGGTATATGTGATGCTTGTGATTGTGACTGCATGTACGTAAAGGAAAAGAGAGTGCAAGCCTTTTAATGACTTCCCCAAACAATAGTCTTTTTAatgttgatttttcttttctttaaagcaATAATTCCACTGACACTGCTTCAGACGGGACATTTGTACTCAGTGAGTTTAACATGTGAGACTACTGTTCATTTTACCTGGGGCACACAAATTCGCTGTGACTGGACATTTGGTAACACGTCATACTGTATCCTGCATTTTGTTGCATTTCCTCTCTGACAATAAAGATTAAATTTTAAGGTTTTAAGCCTTTTCTTATGAAATGCATCACATGTATTGCAACCATTTTGATAATTGACTTATTGAGTTATTTTCCATgcaaaaataccccaaaattTGCTGGTTTGAGCTTccacatgtgagcatttgctgcttttctttgtctaatgATACTAAATATCTTTGTGGTTGACAACACGACTGTGTCTAAAGATGGATGACTTCACAGCTCCCCAAATATGAAGCCAAATTGtc encodes the following:
- the rcc1 gene encoding regulator of chromosome condensation; this translates as MPTKKTAKRKSEPIVEDEGEPKKVKVSHRSHGKEAGQVLVLGQGEVGQLGLGEDIFERKKPALVSLPEKIVQVMAGGMHTVCLSETGHVYTFGCNDEGALGRATTEEGSVVPGKVTLEEKVVQVSAGDSHTAALTEDGKVYMWGTFRDSNGGIGLLEPMMNSTLPIKVPVTEPVVKIASGNDHIVMVTLEGNLYTSGNAQQGQLGRVSERFSDRGGRKGLSRLLVPQIVEVKGKVHFIDAFCGAYLTFALSKDGHVYGFGLANYHQLGTGSTKMSFTPVKLTCFKNSTTSWVDFSGGEHHTVCLDAEGQVYSLGRAEYGRLGLGQDAEEKSEPTPVMGMEPASGVTCGATVSYAVTREGSVYAWGMGTNLQLGTGEEDDEWSPVKMTGKQLENRAVLMASSGGQHTALLVKDKQES